CACCACTTTCGCGGTGTTGTCCCCATCTATGAGGCAGGTTGTTTACGCGTTACTCACCCGTTCGCCACTACCTGGCGTTCAACACCAATCGCTCTTACGTTTCCGGTTAGTCACTTTTGAAGATGCGTGATGAACTCGCTTCGCTCGTTCATAAGACGCGGCTCAATTGTAATTCCCCGGTTAGCATGTAGCGTTTGGTGTTAAACACCAGACCGTTCGACTTGCATGTGTTAGGCACGCCGCCAGCGTTCGTCCTGAGCCAGGATCAAACTCTCCATAAAAGTATGTCGTCCATAAACCTCTCTCTTTCTCTTCTGTATACACAGACAAAAGTTCAAGGTCCGGTAGTGACTTCCCATTTGATGGAGCCTTTTGATGGCTCTATAATTGTTTAAAGAATTATTTGCATTCGTTATATATTGGAGCGGAAAACGAGATTCGAACTCGCGACCCTCGCCTTGGCAAGGCGATGCTCTACCACTGAGCTACTTCCGCACCTTAACAAATGTTTGTGCTTTCTAAAAGCACCGCACATCTGGCGTATGATTCTTACATTGTTTAGTTTTCAAGGAACACGTCCACTCGCCATCTCTCGACGGCTTTATTATTATATCGAACTCCCTCAGTTATGTCAACAATATTTTTTATGGAAATTATTGTTTCTGGGTGAGGCGACTTTTATATAATAGCATAGCTATATGCTTATGTCAAATATCTTTTAAAAAGTTTTTCACTATTATTCATATTTATGTATCTTCCATTATTATTACACTGTTTATTACGTTAAAACGGATAAGGCCAGCAAAGTTGCCGGCCTTATCCGCAGAGGTTATCCTAAACCATTTTGCTGGTACCATATGGCCTTGCCGCGCAGCACATTGCCGCCTTCGCCTTGAGCCACCCCTTTAAAAAACCATAAGTCCCAACGTTCGCAACTATAACCCGGACCATATCGGCCATCTGGATACCCGTTATCGGCATAGCCTGGGTTTAATCCGTCCAAATTGTTCGCCGCCTCGGCATGGGTCATAACCCGGCATAGATCAACAGTTAAGTCAAGCGTACGGCATAGTACGGCTATAACCTGCGCCATGGCTTCAATTTGGAGCGCCGTAGGCGGCTCACTGCCCAAATTACTGGTAGTGGCATTATATGCGCAGGCCAGTGAAATCCCCACCGAACCACTGTTGCGCTTATAGGTATGCGACTTTACAGTGGCTAATGTCCCGGAACTCATGTAAACACTGCCGTCAGAATCAATATTAATGTGATAGTCGTCGAAAAATTGCCCATAGTGACCGGCACTCCAGTGCAGGTAGAGCTTCACATCCCTATTCAGCCCCCGTGCTGCTGACCATAAGTCTGTTTTGGCCTTTAAGGCCTCTTGACGAAGTTCTTCCAAAGTAATCAACCGCATATTTATCCCTCCTTATTATGTTTATGCTGCTGCCGGCCACACGGTCCTTACTCTTTTACCAAAAACGGCACGGCACATTTTTACCTTCCGTCTAACCTCTTGTTTACAACTACCGCCACCTGCCTAAACAAAAAAGGACTTGGCTTCACCAAGTCCTAATCAATAATCCTTTGTCACTTTTTACTCATCCGAAACAGACTCCTCTCGGCAAATAGAAAAGCCGTCCTATGGACGGCCAAAACCCGGATGTATTATATATCTGCCAGCACGAATGTCTTCCATCGCTCTTCTATGGCGTTCCATTTCACGCTGCTGTCTTTGATGCCACTCTTTCCGGCTTTCATGCGGGCGGCGTCTCATTTCCCTTTCATGTCTTTCGTTTTCCCGCCGTTCCTGTTCATGGCGCTCTCTTTCCAAGCGTTCCCGGTCGTGCCGTTCCCTGTCTTGATCATGTCGGCCATATTGTTGGGCCGGCAGAACTCCATTCTGAAGCGGTGACGCTTCAATGACCGAAGCACCAAACCCAATTTGCAGCATTCCTACCAGTGACCAGACTACCACTTTCTTGCCAATTCCCCTCATAGCTGTTCCCTCCCTGCTTTCTTTAATTTGAGTATAATTGGAATTTATGACAGAATTATGATCGTCCGACTGTCTATTATTTTATGTTTAAGTTAGTCAGGTTCCCGGCATTATTTCTCACTCATTTTCCTTTTAAAAAATTTTTCATATTCATTAAGTACCTGATCAAGCTTTTGGCTCGCTTTTATGACTTCCGGATCAGTAAACTCTCTGCCGCGGGCAATTTCATAAAGCTGAGCCCGCAGTTCCTGAATCTTGTTTTCAATTTCCCGTAAACTGCTCATTGGAGATCACCTCTCATCCTCCAATGGTCCATCCAATTTGCAACTGCAATTACTTTTCAGGTATTGTTCGGCATGACTTGCCTTGCAGAATAATTCCTGCCAATTGATTTTGCATCTTAAACAGACCACTAGTTTTCCAGCACATAGTATGCCCTCAACCAAAAAAGTTATTTAGGCTTCCCCCAAGCTGGAAGGATGGCAATAATTAAAACCGCTTACCTTACGTAAGCGGCACGTCTTAGTCTGTTTAGCTTGTTTAATGGCTAAACAGAGATATAACGGAAACTCCGATGGTATAGAGCAGTAACAGCCCTGTGAAAATGATAATCGGATGGGTCCATTCAGTATTCATCGCCTTCACCCCTTTATGAATAATCAAAGCGCCTATGGCAGCTTAAAATATATACAAAGAATCGAACTTGCCGTTATTATTCCAATGGAAATCAATCCATATACTACATCCGTCAGCACAACTAATCCCCCTTTGTCTCATCTGTTGCCGCAGCACTTGCTATTATATCAGCCTCTACATGTAAATTTTTGTCATTCCTCCGGCGCACTTCCTGATAAAAAAATTTGGCTTCTGCAAATTTTATTGCAGAAGCCTTCATCGTTTACCGGTAATGAGAAACCATTTTTAACCGGTCTAAAGCAGTAATACCGCTTACGTAGTCTGCACAACTTTCTTTACATCCTAAAAACCGCCTAACGGTAATACCGCTTCCGCCACCAGCCATGTCCCCAACCACCATGGCCCCAGCCACCATGCCACCATGGATACCATCCTCCCCAACCCCAGGGAGCACCCCAACCGCCGGCAGCAATGATAATCCGGGGTGAGCGTGACAAATCAAGGCCGCAGTATGGGCAGCGTTCCATAGAAGACACCTCCTCCCGCTCTTTTTATATACTATGTAAACTTTATCGATTTGGTAAACGTTTCGGCGAAATTCTTTCTTGTCAGTAATCAACCCGCTCCGCCGCTGGGTGGAACGGGTTGATTTTCAAAAACAGACTATCTGACGGTTATTCGCCAATCATAATAACCGGCGTGCCGACCTCCACCTTGGGAAACAATTCTTCAATATCTTCGTTGCGCATCCTGACACAGCCACCGGAAACTTGTCCCATCACCGGGCCATGCCAGGAGCCATGTACACAGGTCTTAGCCGACGACAGAATCAGCCGGCGAGACCCCAGATCCGCACCGCCAGGCTCCGGAACAGGTAATATCTCCTTTTCATTGATTTGATAGGTACCCGGCGGCGTCGGCGTAGCCGGCCGGCCGATTGCTACGGTATATCGTCCCAGCAGTTGATTTCCTTCAAAGTAAAAAAGACTCCCTGTCGCGAGATTGATAACAATAAAATGGTTCACTTATTTATCCTCCCTTCCCTATACTGTATGCAAAACAGACAGTCCGGGTGAAGGTTTATCTCGTTGCTATCGGCTTCTCATAACAGGAAGAAGCCTCCGGGCAGCGCCGGAGGCTATCAATTAGTTATTATGTAGAATTACCGCCAGCAGGGCCAATCCACCCAATGTTCTCATAACTTCCTCATGGTGCTCTTTCTCCCGTTCCTGACGGTCACGCCATTCCCGTTCTTCTTCGTTATGTCTTCGTTGCATTTCTCTTTCATAACGTTGATTTTCTTCTCTGATCCTTCGATCCCGTTCGTGCTGCCTTTCTTCATAACGATACCTTCTATCACCATCATCGTGCCGGGGAGAAGCTTCAAGTACGGATGCGCCGAAACCGATTTGCATGATACCTACCATAGAATAAATAATAATTTTTTTAGCGACCTTGTTCATGGGAATCCCTCCTTGATTTGATGACTTAAGTATAATTGGCAAATGTTACATCTTTGTGACAGAATAAACTCAGTTTCTTTTATAATTTTCTGGCCTTCCTTTTTCCTTTTCCCCTATAATATAAGTAGTATAACCCCTGTCCCGGCAGCCAAGCTTCCCGCAAGGCCCCCCGGGCAGGAAGAAGGAGGCATCTTCATGTATGCAACGGTCATCTTTGATGTGGATGGCACCCTGATTGATACGGAGCAGGCCATCTTGCTGGCACTGCAGAGAGTCCTTAGCGAAAGCTGCCAAAAACAGTATGCCTGCGAAGAATTACATTTTGCCTTGGGCATTCCAGGCATGACCGCGTTAGAAAAGCTGGCTGTCCGCGACAAAGAGCAGGCCCTAGCCAAATGGGACGATTATATGAACGACTATTTTCATACAATCACCGTCTTCACCGGCATTGAGGCGGTATTGTCCGAGTTGGTTGCCCGTCATATTCCCACAGGCATTGTGACCTCCAAAACAAAAGCCGAACTAACAAAGGATTTTGTTCCTTTTGGGTTAATGAAATATCTATCTTTCATTGTTTGCGCCGACGACACAACAAAGCATAAACCCCATCCCGAACCACTTTTAAAATACCTCGAGCTTTCCGGCTTCCGGCCTGAAACAGCGTTATATATCGGCGATACCGCCTATGACCAGCGCTGTGCCGGTCAAGCCGGCCTGGATTTCGGCTTGGCACTTTGGGGTAGTAAAACACCTGATTTACCGGCTACTCACATCTTCCAAAAACCCCATGAGATTTTAACTTTACTATAAGCAAAGGCGAGCTTGATCAGGCAAGCTCGCCTTTGTTTATAAACCGGTCACCCCTGCAAAAAATGTCCCCCTATCTTGACATAGAGGGACCACAACAGAGGAGTATGAGAATATTGTTAATAGAGGATGACCCTCTATTAGGTTTTCGTCCGGCAGCAGCAACTCTGCCAGACTGTATTGCATGGTGGACAACTTTTACTATAGAGGATATTTATGACAAATATATGACAAACCGAAAATATTATCATGAATTACTTTGTAAAAGCTCGATACCCGCATCTGATTTTCTTTTAATTTCCCGGATAGTATTATCAATATGAATAAATATCTGTTTTGATAGCCCTTCCGCCCTTTCATACAGGCTATTGGCTTCGCCGGCGGCCTGCCTTGCCACAGCGTCCAGCACCTTACTGCCCATATCGTGCAACTCATGATGTACGCCGTCGATGGCCTGCCACTCTTTATTTATATCGGGATGAGTCAGCTGAATAGCATGATAAAAATGACCGAAAGCACAACGCTTTGAATCTATCTGAATCGGGTAAGACTTCATTTCATCAACAATTCGTTTCAAATTCTTCATCCAGTTCCCATGAGCAACCTTGGCTTTGGTCAGCGTCTCCGTCAGATCGTCGTTAGAA
The genomic region above belongs to Propionispora hippei DSM 15287 and contains:
- a CDS encoding peptidoglycan recognition protein family protein, yielding MRLITLEELRQEALKAKTDLWSAARGLNRDVKLYLHWSAGHYGQFFDDYHINIDSDGSVYMSSGTLATVKSHTYKRNSGSVGISLACAYNATTSNLGSEPPTALQIEAMAQVIAVLCRTLDLTVDLCRVMTHAEAANNLDGLNPGYADNGYPDGRYGPGYSCERWDLWFFKGVAQGEGGNVLRGKAIWYQQNGLG
- a CDS encoding aspartyl-phosphate phosphatase Spo0E family protein, producing the protein MSSLREIENKIQELRAQLYEIARGREFTDPEVIKASQKLDQVLNEYEKFFKRKMSEK
- a CDS encoding L,D-transpeptidase; translated protein: MNHFIVINLATGSLFYFEGNQLLGRYTVAIGRPATPTPPGTYQINEKEILPVPEPGGADLGSRRLILSSAKTCVHGSWHGPVMGQVSGGCVRMRNEDIEELFPKVEVGTPVIMIGE
- a CDS encoding HAD family hydrolase, yielding MYATVIFDVDGTLIDTEQAILLALQRVLSESCQKQYACEELHFALGIPGMTALEKLAVRDKEQALAKWDDYMNDYFHTITVFTGIEAVLSELVARHIPTGIVTSKTKAELTKDFVPFGLMKYLSFIVCADDTTKHKPHPEPLLKYLELSGFRPETALYIGDTAYDQRCAGQAGLDFGLALWGSKTPDLPATHIFQKPHEILTLL